The DNA segment TAACAATTCAGTATTGGAGAGGACTGGTGAAGGAACCAGGAGTACACAAGGAGAACAATCTGCTCGCAGGATGGAGGTGGGAATAAATCCATCAAGCCTGGAGGTGCAAGGAAAACACTTTAAGGCAATGTACTCCCCAGTACAGTATAAATTCccaaaataatcaaacaataaataaataaataaataaataaataaataaataaataaataaataaataaataaataaataaaggttaagtatattttattcactCTACTCAGTGGCTACTCAACTGTGCTTATTTTGAAAAATACAGGTGTTCATATATTTTATGGCTTAGTTCATGTAGGCTTGGCACGGATTTCAAACCGCAGATGGAGAACATCCGGAatagatatactgtagctttccATGAGGTCATGAATTGGAGGGCAGGTGTCTTCAGAGCAACAGACACTATTTGCACAATTTCCAACAGACACCAGATCCAAAACAACACCTGCACTCGCCTGGTTCCCTTTTGATGTGGTGCAGCCATCACTCTTTATTTATAGTCCATTTTAATCCCTTTGAAACATCCAGTCCATATCCTCTTGTCATATGTGAAGAACAAAGCCTGCAACTGCAATCTAGGCTGCAACAGCAATCCATTTTGCCACGAGCTGTCTTTGCATGTTGTGGCCATCTCACCGGCTCCTTCAGCAGGTCAGTCACATCAGTTTTATCTGCTGACATTTGAAAATATcaacaaataaatcattaattttttaaaggttaaagtACAATAGCTTTTTGTGCTTTGTTATGTTCCACAAGTTTCATTGAAGACCAATAAAACTTTTGCATTAAAGCCTAAGAGAGCTCCATTAAGAAGGTACCACAAATGGCCAATAACTTGAATGCATTGTTAATAGTCCTGCATTGCACCAGCCATTATACACATATGTGATATGGCCTGTGTGTATAAGTGAGCCAAATGAACCATAACTGCTCCAAAATACTGTGGTCAAAAATAGATTTAATCTTAATTACAACCCAGTGGCATTTGAGCACATGGTAAATTATATAACATTAGATCAATTAAGCACTTTGTTACATCATCATAACTGCTGTAACTGCTGATAGATTAGGTTTTTTATTCTTCTAGAAGTCTCAACATGTTTTTACATTATGTATCCACTCGATGGCAGAATTGTAGACTATTCCTATACACAAATCAGAATTTTCTGATTCAAAGATCACTGCTAAAAGGtgacattaaaaatattgttttagcTTTATTTGATTGAAATTgtcattatatttaatgttgtagctttttttattatttaataaagtttaGATGAAACCAATTCCATAGTTACTGAATAACTATACAGTAGGACCTTAATAGTAAATATAataacttaaaatataaaaatttccATCACAGACCATCAAAAAATGATTGACAGATGCCATTTTGAGGAGCAATAGACATATAGTTAAATAATAATCTGATGTAGTATGTGTGAAAAGTGTTTAGTGAGGATGCACAGAAGGTCACTGAAATAATTTGAGAAGAATAAAAGTAGATAAAGAGGGAGAAAAGagtttattaatgtttacatgctatataaaatgatgaaaatacatgtaaagtaaaatacatGTATCTGTAAATCTTGATTGTTACAAATAGCAAATCACTAAgtacaaagatttttttatggATATGCTTCAATTTAAAAATTTAGTCAGTTTCACTCGTGAAATATTCACCTACATGGCAATGGAAAGAGGTCACAACATATAAACGCTGCCTAAATCCGAACACAATTAATGTTGACCTCTGGAAATGGATTTCATAACATACGAAAGCATTACAGTGTGGCATTCAAATATACCCAAGCAGCATGCCAGAAAAAAAGATGatcaaaaaatacatttataacactGATTCAGGAAATATATACATGACTTACAAAAACTATACATTCATGTGAAATATCAATatgatatatttgtttattcactATTTTGTAAACATTAAAAGTCATGACTACTATCACATGATACTTTGGTGTTTTGCAGCTACTTCATTAAAAGCTTCTTAAAAAAGTCTGTTGAGTAGTTTCATGCTATGTCTAAGCTTACATAAAAAGTGTATaacatttgtgtgtgaatgatcGCCAAAACTTTTTTGAGCGTAATAACTCACAACTGGATGCAGGCTCACAACTAGACGTATTCacagtgtttttaaatgaattgtcagagtcaaaaatattaaattcttcttaaaacacaaaaattaaataaagtcgTCTGCGGTTtatcctgttttgttttactttggGTTGCTGAAAGTTATTAAtacataaagacacaaaatGTATAAGTGAAAACAAATCCGGCAAACCACTCTTTTGTTAATTGActggtttatatatttatctatctatgtttaaaaaaaagaaagataagaaAGAATTGTAATTTCTGAAAGTGTAAAGTGTTATATGCAGAGATTTgatacattcacatttattttcagtgtcTACTATTGCAATACTCAGCTATTAGGCAATACTCAACAAGGAGCCCCTTCACATTATTGTCATCCAAGAAAAACAGGAATgaacactaaaataaaataaattccagtTGACTTCCAAAGTCTGTTTTCCACTGCTGGTGTGTCTCCTGTAAGAGCATGGCCTGAATGCTCAAGGCAATTTCACCACCACTACACAGGCTCCAGCTCTGCCAATGTTCAGCGGCACCTCCTAGAACAGCAAAAGGGACAGAGGTTAATGGCCAATATCCACAAGTGTGACCCTATTAAATGCACCCTTCCACCCTTCTTCCACTCACATTATCCCTTTATACTGCAGGTCTTTCTTATACAGTGCATGTGTCTATGTGGTAAGGCATAACTCATGCTCAGTCAGTGAATGAGAGGTTAACACATGCCATGTGAATGTCTGAAGGGTTAAGTCAGAGTGTGTTCATTGCTATTGTGACATGATGGAAAAAGTGCTCAATAGAAGGAAAGCCTTTTGCTTCCTCTCAATGTCTGTTGAGCATCTGTCTACTCCAAAAACATTGGAGTACCAACAACCTTATATTAAATAGGCTTTATTTCAAAACTATGGTGTGAAATCAACaatcctaaaaaaaataaataaaacaaggtcAAATGTTGAGTAATGTGACAAATGCAAAAGAATGCATAATGTAGCACTGTTCAAAATTACCTCAGTCCACTCGTTATTCTGTGCATCATAGGACTCTACGCTGTTTAGATAGGACTGGCCATCATAACCACCCACTGCATACAGCTTGTCACCAAGCAAACACACTCCCACCGCATCACGTGGAACACTGAGGGACGACACTACGGTCCATGTGTCGGTTTTTTGGTCATACCTGCCAGCATAGTACAGAAAGATTTTTATTCCTTGCTCACGGATTTTGAGATACTTTGCGATAATCAGTAATATTAAAATCGCCATCAAATTGTTTGTACTCATCTAGTGACTTATCTAGTTCTTCAAGATTACATCAGATGGAAGTGTAATATTTAAAACCATGacaatattattaattagtcGTTATGGATcaatagatatttatttaacttccACATTTGTTATAATTTAATTATCATTGACTTATGTTTGTTAGTAGTTAATACCTATGAATTCAAGTATTATATAATgtgaatatttattcttttaatctAGTCTAATAATGATCagagaattaataataatggaatcttaaatatgttttttttataattttattttaattttaagtaaAAATGGTCAATatgttctcactctctctctctctctctctctctctctctctctctctctcatacacacatacacacacacacacacacacacacacacacacacacacacacacacacacacacacacacacacacacacacacacacacagtctagtCTCAATATGTCATGTTTCTCTGTCCTTCCCTGAGAAGCACaatccacacaacacacaagagTATGAACACACCCCAGACTCACAAAAGCTAAAACAATCACTTGACCCAAATAATATAAACAGTTAGCAGTAAGAATTTTTatgaactaaattaaaaataatttgtcatttttgttacattttttatgaattttatttagtaagtatttttattatattttattaacctgtcgtaatttttaaaataattataataataataaatactaaagCTGCCAATTAATTCTATACCTACAAccaaacctaaccctaactttaAGCGTGCAGTACCGCTGTATGACCAGCAGGGGGAGAACGGAGTCAGTTTAAGCCCCACATTCCATAGCGGTAAGGTAACTGcggtttattttcttttttttccaaaaggAAATGCGCGCCTGCCTGCGCAGACAGGAATCCTTTCAGGAATTTTACCCCTTCCGGTAACTGAgccttaaacattttaaaagctgTTCGGTTTGTGTGGAGAAGGATGTTTTGCTGCTACTTCTAACCTCTCCACGCAGTCAGAGAGGCGAGAACAGTGGTTTGAAGCTGGGGCGTCATGGCCGCCGATAGCGTACAGAAAGCCGTTGTTGGTGGCCACGCCCACTCCTCCTCTTCGCTTCGCCATTGGTGCGCACATGCTCCATTTGTTGGTGTGGGGATCAAAACATTCCATGGAGCGCAGGCACGAGCTCCCGTCACGTCCACCTACAGCAAACAGTCTGAAACAATAGAGTACAGATGTGATATATTCATAATCATTACAATGGCTAAGCCTTTTTTAATCGTCAAACGGCATGTTAATATTCTTCATGAATAAGCACACATTTGACAGTATAGTCTGGCCAGATTTAAAGGTGACTGTCACAATTGACAACCACATGCCTTCATTGCCACACCTAAAAAGTTGGGAAGATtaagtttatagtttatatgAAAACACTGTggcatttaaaattaaataaatatatgaaattgcagaaaataaacagagatctGGCAATACTTCACTCTGATTGTCTTAATTAACATGTGATCATTCCTTGACTTTTAGTGTAAGCCTCTTTCACAGACATATTCATCTGTTTTCTCTGGTTAATGGTATACATTAACCACAGTGTCATTTAGCTACATGCTGAGACTAGTATTAATTAGCTGCTGCTTCATTGCTACATAAGGAGAGTGATGAAGCAGAGCTTTAGTCTGTTAGTCTAAATGGACTAACGGACTAAGCTCTCTTAGACAGTCATCTCTGCTCAAACCCTTAACCAAATGCACCCTTAACCAAATTAGTACCAAAatatctaaacacatcacagacagttcactataatctttttttttcaaggtaGACTATTTATTTAGAAGCTTAAACTTAGGCCAAGACTATGTGGATTATGTGAGTGAACTATACTGCTGACTATAATAGATGGTTTGCATTGACCTTAGTCCTTATTGAATTCTTTCCTGGAGGTACACATGGTATAAATGTGTTTCATTTaccaagtaaaataaataaataaatcatgaccTAATGTTCGACAGTATTTAACATAATATCTATAATGAGAAGCATTATAGATGTAAGCATTGTGTGAATGTAAGCATTGTGTGAAATATGGGTCAGAAGTGAGCAAATAAAAATTGCAAATGAAAAGGATATGTGAAAACAACAGAACTCCTCTAATGGTAAATGGGTTACGTATGGGTCTAAATAAATctgggatagatagatagatagatagatagatagatagatagatagatagatagatagatagatagatagatggatagatggataaatggatagatagatagatagatagatagatagatagatagatagatagatagatagatagatagatagatagatagatagatagatatggcAAATGTGGCggattattaaaattatatttattcatcaatccattttctgtagcattaATCCTACACAGGCTTACttggaacctggagcctatcccttTTTGActatgcacacattcacacacagattcacaaaCTACAGACAGTTATGAGATGTCAATCATCCTGCAACATGTGGTAAAGGCATTTTATAACAACTGCGTCATATATCCTGTTTTTAACAATTCAGTATTGGAAAGGGCACACAATGAATCACACAAGCCTCGAAGGGAAGTTTCaaggttgtgtttttctctgaaTTCAAAAATGCCCTAGGGTTTGTCAGTCAGTGTTATCTTTGAGATGCATGGCTCAAGAAGAAATATCAGTCTGACCTCAATATTGGATATTGGTTATGGTAGCTATAATATATTTGAGGGTCCAAATGGcactaaaaaaataagtaatgctctgtaaaaaaaatttgtatttcACATTCATATTTTCTACCAgtcaataaatgttaaatctgtACAAGAAATACCAGCAAAAGTGATTTTGgatctgtaaaaaaaaggtAGAGACAAAATCGCTTACTTTCCATTGAGAGCAGTGACACCCACTGTGCTGCGAGGAGTGGACATACTGGCCACATAATTCCACTGTCTTGCCTGGGGGTCCCACCTCTCCACTGTGTTCAAATAGCTCCATCCATCATGCCCTCCCACTGCGTACATAGGCCCTTCCAAGACTGCAATCCCttttcaaatgaaagaaagaatgtacgtgtgttttttttctatgtaatgGTATGTATCTCCTTAATATTATCTCTTGGCACATTCCATTTATTATAAGCTGAGCTACAAAAATGGCAAAATTTAAATGAGACTGCCATTGCATTAATTAAGATGAAAATCAAAAGGTCCTCTCTTAAACGAAGCACGAGGAGCTGAATACTGAAGATTGCCGATTGGCTGGCCCTGAGGAGCAACCATTAAGTATTCATACTTGCCGCCTCTGCTGCAGAAAGGTCCCTCATGTTTCTGTAATAAATCTCTGGCTGTTGCTTTTTGGCTCTCGACATATAAACTGTCCTTTGAACCCAATTTTGATTTGGCTCTAACATTGCGCTGTTGTGGAGACCTCATTTTATGAAGGTGCTGTAAATTCCACTGAAGAACACTGCAGTCAATTTTCTTACAAAATTGCCTGCCATGTagttgatgaagattttctTGTCAGCTATTCTCTGTGTTGGCATCAGATGATTTGTGTCAGGTACTTTAGATGTGTCCTCTTATTTGATTTGCTTACAAGAGTTTTAGTGTGTACTGGTAGTGGATTGTACAGTCACCAGATTTATGTGCACAGCCAAGCTAATGGAGTTGTCTTAATCTTGTCCAATTCGCTTCAAGTGCCATTAAGGAAACAGATGTGGTCTCTTAAAAAGGTTGCATCTCCTTTATTCAGTTGTTTATTCTGCACAAGTTAGCTTGTTTAGTTCTAAGAATCAGTCAGTCTTTTGATCCACTGCCACATCCATGTTATTTTGTTAGTTACTTTGTAAATTTCAATAGAGTtgtataaattatttacattattaatatcgatttatttacttattgaaTGATTTACATATTTTgcaaaaatttattttcatttgtgtgcagtgtttatAGCACTGAAATTTCTTTCTAGGACTATAACAATCATACtgtattaaatatacattaaactttaaacagtAATGCCATTTACTGGATGCtggtttcttaatttttttgggTTCTCTTAATTCTACAATATTCTGGTACTGAAATTAGCCCCACCTAAACTGGGATACAACTGCTAAGCTCTGCAAGTCCTGACCCATTCTAGTTTCAACAGAGTCAGAAAGCATGTCAGTGGTTTCATTGTAAGTCTAATTCACTCACAGCAGCGAGTGACTTAAAATAACAATCCCATTCAGGATTTCATACCTTTTGGAGATATTTCTCTGCTCATTACAAAATTTGGTTTATCATGGGCAGTTATATTTCATAGaatgttaattttaataaaaattcagaaaaacacttatgaaacacaaatgaaaaatcAGGCTTTAACATAAATTGCTCTTGTTCACCATATACTTGGACATCTATAtttgaaaaaatacatttattttaccaacatgacactgaaatgtttttattttgtttactttaaaaccATGTCATTGTAGTAGAATAGAAAATGTGAGAATTTGACCATGTGAAAGGATTTACCAGGATGTCAAACATTTTCAtggataatatataatatataataacaaagAAACCACTATGTTGTCTGCCCtcaaaagtgttatacaaactCTATAACTGGATTTTTCTAAAGAGTACAGCAAATCCATTTCCCATTGCACAACTGGTATTAAAATATGCATGAAAGTATTATATAATAGGCAGAAAACATTTATGAAAGACGTAAAGTGTGTACCTAGCCCATGTCTGTGGGTTGACATAGGAGGCATAGTGGACCACACTTTAGTGAGGGGGTCATAGCACTCCACCATATTGGATGTCTTGAGGCCATCCCTTCCCCCTACCACATAGAGCTTGTTATCGATGACTGCTACACCAAACTGAAGCCTCCGGCCATTCATTATGCCAACCTGGATCCATGTATTAGTGCGAAGATCATACTTCTCTATTGTTGTGGAACCTGAAAGCATAGATTCTTAGTTAATTGCTtgcaacttaaaaaaaatatatgaataattatattttttatctgacTTCCAAATATTCAGGACCAAGTGTTTAAGtccaagtattttttttttaattgacatgTAGGTTATAACCTTTTTAGTCCTTCAGATGCAGaaattcatttataataatatattaattcattttgttaatatgtgctgtgtggtgtTAAATAGTACATTACTGTATGAACAACAACTCAGAgtagaaaaaataattgttcaCCTTTTGAAGCATCCATGCCACCTACTGCATAGAGAGACCCCACGGTGGACTTGCGTGGTTTAGTTCTTGGACTTTGTAGCATTGGCCGACGCTCTGGCAACAAATGGTACTTCATGGCTTCCATCAGTAGCTTCTGACATTCCAGATCTTCAGAAAACATCTTATTGTTTTCCAAGTCAGCAAGAAGCTACAACACACATAATGACAAATCTCTCAACGTTCAAACAATATGGTTATACAGgcctttaacatttttttatttatattataatttccAAATACAGTGATGGCTGCCTGTAATTTAAAATGGAATGACTAAAATCTATCAACAGTTCTTCAATTATATCACAAGGTCTGATAAATGACATAGTAGCAATGattttacttaatttatgatttctacatttttacacaacaacattttctaaCTATATGTCATAACCCTTTAATTCATACTAAAACCCTTTAGTGTCCTTTTGGGTACTTTGTACTTTAATTGTACAATATGTGGTAAGAGACCTAgtccaaacatgttccagcattaCATTGACCTTGAGCAAAAAGCAAGGTCCATGGATTGCCAAGGTTGCAATGGAAAAATTCCAGTGGCCTCCACAAAGCCCTGACCATTTTTTGCTGAATAAGCAAATCTCCACAGCCATGCTCCTAAATCTAGTGGAATGCCTCCCCAAAGAGGTCATTAAAAGAGCAAAGtaggaatgggatgttcaaaaaACACATATAGGATGTGTAAGCTCAGTGGTTAATATGTTGGACTACAGAtcgaaggttgtgagttcaaagcAAATCAACTCATTGCATCTGTATTTCACATGCACCTTCTCACATATGCTGATgatgatttatgtttatgttaaataGAGTGTAATGGATAATATTAGCCTAAATGGAGATGCCATACATTAACTCTGTGTAATCACCTGACATGACTATCGCTGATAGGCTGCATAGTCCTACAATCTTGGCTAGAAACAAATCATCCCCAGCCTTACTTCTTcataacattttgttttcttttcttgtgaCCATTGCTTGTGTCACAAAATAAGCCAAAATGACCTTAAGGTATATGATAACAGTTAATAATGTGTTATGCATgccaaaaataaaactttatttgatGTCTTTTTATCCTAGACATTTTAgcacatttattttagttatgaCTGTCAAACAAATAACAGTAAGTGATTTTGTAACATTAgtcattctgaataaaaatgatccaaaaaatatttaaaaaaaaaaatctttttctctGCACTAAGCGATTGCATTAAATCAAGAGCTGCTCTACAGATCAGAGCCTGATGGTGTGTCATAAGCAAACCTGAGG comes from the Tachysurus fulvidraco isolate hzauxx_2018 chromosome 17, HZAU_PFXX_2.0, whole genome shotgun sequence genome and includes:
- the klhl4 gene encoding kelch-like protein 4 isoform X2, with the protein product MSTNCSDEFFQATNHAEQTFRKMETYLQHKQLCDVLLIAGDHKIPAHRLVLSAVSDYFAAMFTNNVREAKQDEIKMEGVDPEALRSLVHFAYTGVLELKEETIESLLAAACLLQLSQVIEVCCNFLMKQLHPSNCLGIRSFADAQGCMDLLNVAHNYTMEHFLEVIQNQEFLLLPTTEIVKLLSSDDINVPDEETIFQALMMWVRNDVQHRQQDLGLLLAYIRLPLLPPQLLADLENNKMFSEDLECQKLLMEAMKYHLLPERRPMLQSPRTKPRKSTVGSLYAVGGMDASKGSTTIEKYDLRTNTWIQVGIMNGRRLQFGVAVIDNKLYVVGGRDGLKTSNMVECYDPLTKVWSTMPPMSTHRHGLGIAVLEGPMYAVGGHDGWSYLNTVERWDPQARQWNYVASMSTPRSTVGVTALNGKLFAVGGRDGSSCLRSMECFDPHTNKWSMCAPMAKRRGGVGVATNNGFLYAIGGHDAPASNHCSRLSDCVERYDQKTDTWTVVSSLSVPRDAVGVCLLGDKLYAVGGYDGQSYLNSVESYDAQNNEWTEEVPLNIGRAGACVVVVKLP